The genomic window GAAGATCGTCGGCTTCACCGGCTACTCGCAGCACGACGAGGCGCAGTTCGTCGCCGACGAGATCGACCGCCTCCGCCGGGCCGGGGTCGCCTACTCCGACATGGCGGTGTTCTACCGCACCAACTCGCAGTCCCGTGCGCTGGAGGAGATCTTCATCCGCTCGGCCGTGCCCTACAAGATCATGGGCGGCACCAAGTTCTACGAACGGGCCGAGATCAAGGACGCGCTGGCTTATCTGACCGCCGTGGCGAACCCCGCCGACGAGATGGCGGTGCGCCGCATCCTGAACCGCCCGCGCCGCGGCATCGGCGACGTCACCGAAACGGCCATCGCCCGCTACGCCGCCGAGGAGCAGATCACCTTCCGCGACGCCCTGGCCAACGCCTCGGCGCTGGGAGTGGGGCCGAAGCTGCAGACAGCGATCTCGCAGCTGGATGCCGTGCTGGCCGAGGCATCCGCCCTCATGCTGCCCGCATCCGGGGAGCTGGCCCCGCCGTCGGCGATCGCCGAGGGGCTGACGCTGCTGCTCAACAAGAGCGGTTACCTCGACGCCCTCCGGCGCAGCAAGGACCCGCAGGATGAGGCGCGGGTGGAGAACCTCGACGAGTTCGTCGCGGTCGCCCGCGAGTTCGCCCGCAACAACCCGGAGGGCACGATCCTCGACTTCCTCGCCGACGTCGCGCTCGTCTCGGATGCCGACGACCTCGACGACGGCTCCGGCTCGGTGTCGCTCATGACGCTGCACACCGCAAAGGGGCTGGAGTTCGACACGGTCTTCCTCACCGGCGTCGAAGAGGACCTCATCCCGCATCGCATCTCGGCGGGGGAGCCGGGCGGGCCGCAGGAGGAGCGGCGCCTCTTCTACGTCGGCATCACGCGCGCCCGCAAGCGCCTCTACCTTTCGCTGGCGATGACCCGCGCACAGTTCGGCGAGGTCTCGGCGGCCATGCCCAGCCGGTTCCTGCAGGAGATCCCCGCCGACCTCGTGCACTGGCGGCAGTCCCCGGGCGACGTCAACTCGCGCGGCGGCACGCAGTCGCGGGCGCTCAACGCGCGCCGCCCCGGCGGCGGGTCGGGTTCGTCCGGGGGCTTCGGCGGTGGGTCGCGCTACGGCGACGACCTGGTGCCGCTCGGGCGCTCCGCCCGCGTCACGGACCCCAGCCGGTTCCCGAACCGCGTGACGGCGAAGGTGCGCGACAACGGCGATCTCGAGCTCGCCGCCGGGGACCGCATCCGCCACGACGACTTCGGCGAGGGTCGGGTCGACACCGTCACCGGCGAGGGCGCCAAGCGCATCGCCCACGTGCGCTTCGACACCGCCGGCGCCAAGAAGCTGCTGATCAAGGTCGCGCCGATCGTCAAGCTCTGACGGACAGGGCCTCGCGCCGCCGGCCCGGCGGGTCCGGCGGGCGCCGCCGGACCGCAACACCCGCCGCAACCCCCGTCTGCCGGAGGAGCACCGGCTACGCTCGACAGATGGCTCTGTTCTCCCGACGCGACAAGAAGACCACGCCGTCCGACGAGGTCGAAACGCCCGACGTCGCGCCCGAGGCGCACGCGCCTGCGGCCGAGGTCGAGGCCGATGACGTGCCCCAGGTGAACATCTCGATGTCGACCTTCGGAAAGCCCGCCCCGGCCCCGCGGCCGGCGCCGACGCCGGTGCCCGACGGCGCCCAGCGGGTGCAGCGCGGGCCGGCCGAGGCCCCCGCGCGCACCGAGAGCGTGCCGGGCCTGCCGGACAACGTTCTGGTGCGCCAGGCTCTGACCGCGCTTCCGGAGCAGCCGGAACCCTCCGACATCATGACGCTCATGCGCCAGCTGCTGCAGGGGCACCTGTTCGTCCGCGTGCGCGGCGACGCGCGGGCGCAGCTGGCCGAGGGCAAACAGCTCACCATGGCGGTCTCGGCGGTCGGCGACGACCGCTACCTGCTGGCGTTCACCGGCGGCGACGCCCTTCAGGCCAGCGTCGCGGCAGACGGCGACAAGGAGACCTCCGCGATGGGCCAGCCCGTGGCTGCGATCCTCCGCAACGTGGTCGACGGGCCGTACGCCGGGTTCATCCTCGACCACGCGACGCCGGGTCGGCGGGCCATCCTGCCCAAGGCGCTCGTGGAGAAGGCCATGCAGGATGCCGACCCCGAGTTCACTCTGAAGAACCTGCTGGCCGGGGAGCGCACCGACGAGACCCCCGCCGCCGTCGGGGCCGCTCTCGCGACCACCCGCGTGTGGGTCGCCGCGGGCGCCGTTCCCGGTGAGGACAAGCGCATGGGCGTCTCGGAGGTGCGCGGCGCGAACGGCTCCCGTCACCTCGAAGTGTTCTCACACCCGCTCGAGGTCGCCGTGCTCGGCCGCAACGACCGCGCGGTGCCGCTCACCCCGCAGCAGCTGTCCAAGGCGCTCGCCGCCGACGTCGGCCTCACCGGCGTCGTCGTCGACCCCGCCGGTCCCTGGATCATGCTCGACCGGTCCGCGCTTGCCCCTGTCATCGCGCTCACCGCCTGAGCGGGCGCGCGCCGCTCATCGCGGTGCGGGACGGGGACCGTGCAGAACGTCGCCGATCCTCGGCTGAGCGAGCCTGCACCGCTGGTTTTCGCCGCCCCGCGCGCGAAATGGCGACGTTGTGCACACCGCGCCGGCCGCGCACGCGCCGGACGCGCCCGCCGGGCGTGCGGAGGCAGCGCCCGCGCCTCTAGGGTCGGGGCATGGCATCGGAGCGCATCACCCTCACCGTCCCCGGCCCCGACGGCGATCGGGAGGTCGGTCTCTCGAGTCCCAACCGCGTGCTGTGGCCCGATCTCGGCATCACGAAACACGAGCTCGCTGAGTATGTGATCGCGGTCGCCGAGCCGTTCCTCACCGCCAACGGCGACCGGCCGGTGTCGCTGGAGCGGTTCCCGGGCGGCATCGACGGGGAGCGCTTCTACTCGAAGAACCCGCCCAAGGGGGCGCCGGAGTACGTCGACGAGGTGATGTGCACCTACAACAGCGGGCGTCGGCATCCGCAGGTCGTGCTCCGCGAAGCCGCCGCCGTCGTCTGGGCCGTGCAGATGAACACCGTGGTCTTCCACCCGTGGGCCTCGCTCGCGGCCGACACAGACAACCCCATCGAGCTGCGCATCGACCTCGACCCGCAGCCGGGCACCGAC from Microbacterium sp. zg-Y625 includes these protein-coding regions:
- a CDS encoding ATP-dependent helicase; amino-acid sequence: MTDPAPAARDAASAPLIVVGDAGPREDDDLLRGLNEPQRRAVTYRGPALLIVAGAGSGKTRVLTHRIASLLRNREAWPSQILAITFTNKAAGEMRERVGQLVGEASRGMWISTFHSACVRILRREAEQFGFKNSFSIYDSGDSRALIKRLVKEHEADAFGLTPASVQGRISKLKNELADAESYRRQANMSDPAERVFVEVFADYEKSLRRANAFDFDDLIAQTVYLFRAFPHVADVYRRRFRHILVDEYQDTNHAQYSLIRELTRPVSGASGAEPYSSGGMMIFEAEPSASGPELEGASLTVVGDSDQSIYAFRGADIRNISEFERDFPGAEVVLLEQNYRSTQNILSAANAVIGNNFDRKDKKLWTDVGAGEKIVGFTGYSQHDEAQFVADEIDRLRRAGVAYSDMAVFYRTNSQSRALEEIFIRSAVPYKIMGGTKFYERAEIKDALAYLTAVANPADEMAVRRILNRPRRGIGDVTETAIARYAAEEQITFRDALANASALGVGPKLQTAISQLDAVLAEASALMLPASGELAPPSAIAEGLTLLLNKSGYLDALRRSKDPQDEARVENLDEFVAVAREFARNNPEGTILDFLADVALVSDADDLDDGSGSVSLMTLHTAKGLEFDTVFLTGVEEDLIPHRISAGEPGGPQEERRLFYVGITRARKRLYLSLAMTRAQFGEVSAAMPSRFLQEIPADLVHWRQSPGDVNSRGGTQSRALNARRPGGGSGSSGGFGGGSRYGDDLVPLGRSARVTDPSRFPNRVTAKVRDNGDLELAAGDRIRHDDFGEGRVDTVTGEGAKRIAHVRFDTAGAKKLLIKVAPIVKL
- a CDS encoding SseB family protein gives rise to the protein MALFSRRDKKTTPSDEVETPDVAPEAHAPAAEVEADDVPQVNISMSTFGKPAPAPRPAPTPVPDGAQRVQRGPAEAPARTESVPGLPDNVLVRQALTALPEQPEPSDIMTLMRQLLQGHLFVRVRGDARAQLAEGKQLTMAVSAVGDDRYLLAFTGGDALQASVAADGDKETSAMGQPVAAILRNVVDGPYAGFILDHATPGRRAILPKALVEKAMQDADPEFTLKNLLAGERTDETPAAVGAALATTRVWVAAGAVPGEDKRMGVSEVRGANGSRHLEVFSHPLEVAVLGRNDRAVPLTPQQLSKALAADVGLTGVVVDPAGPWIMLDRSALAPVIALTA